A single region of the Nicotiana sylvestris chromosome 6, ASM39365v2, whole genome shotgun sequence genome encodes:
- the LOC138871637 gene encoding uncharacterized protein codes for MKIAAENLGRSQTDESLINSLRWKVCKCGTDLEKSEGRLARARAKLEKNAEEWAEFVQQLKGIYDREVTNLKKKLTTLENEMTEQTKSFKAERKYCYALMSQLEEDMQQLQEQSHNGTQVLEARSQQIGRLLQEKGIIRERIRGIADYIVMKCHECEDMTRSTFFAAVMTFVR; via the coding sequence ATGAAGATAGCTGCTGAAAACCTGGGAAGGAGCCAAACAGATGAAAGTCTTATAAACAGTCTTAGGTGGAAAGTATGTAAGTGTGGGACTGATTTGGAAAAGTCTGAAGGTAGACTGGCAAGAGCCCGAGCGAAGTTGGAAAAGAACGCAGAAGAATGGGCAGAGTTTGTTCAGCAATTAAAAGGAATATACGATAGAGAGGTCACAAATCTAAAGAAAAAGCTAACCACCCTCGAAAATGAAATGACTGAACAGACAAAGAGCTTCAAGGCAGAGAGGAAATATTGTTATGCATTAATGTCCCAACTGGAAGAGGACATGCAACAGTTGCAGGAGCAAAGCCATAATGGCACCCAAGTTCTGGAAGCTAGATCCCAACAAATTGGGCGCCTACTCCAAGAGAAAGGCATCATTAGAGAAAGAATTAGAGGAATcgctgactacatcgtcatgaaatgccatgagtgtgaggatatgactagatccacTTTCTTTGCCGCAGTGATGACTTTTGTTCGCTAG